A segment of the Aptenodytes patagonicus chromosome 3, bAptPat1.pri.cur, whole genome shotgun sequence genome:
TTAATACTACATTACTGCATGCCAACTACATGAATAAGGTTCTTTTTGTGATTATAAGAAAGGACAACGCACTGTGTCCCAGAAACTAGGTTCATGAACATTTCAATATGCTTGAAATGTCTGAGAAGCAAAGATGAGGCATGGAAATGCAATTTGTCCTTAAGTGCTTTCTGGAAGTATCTGAGATGAGGTCTTCTTGAACGATACGAACACCAAATATGATTTTCTGAAACATTGGATCTAGAACTTCCTCATAGAAATGTTCAGTCTGTATTTAGTCTGTATACGAGCTCCAGCCACACCGGAAGACTTTTAGTTAAGATGTTTAAGGTGTTACAAAATTTCACAAAGCTATGTGACCAAGTAGTTTAGGTACTGTAGATGAGTTGTGAGGATGATTAGCTGATCAGACAACATGCTTCTGAAaaggttgtttggggttttttttaagtaagaaatcTGTTCTGAGTAAACTGTGTAATCTTGATTTGCTCAGGTTGATTTTTATACTCAGGGACAAGGGTTTGAAAAGCTCTCTGGACTGATTCTAGTATCGGGCAGTTAGTGAGCTTTCTTGAACTAAGTATGAATACACCTATCATTCCTTTCTTGAAGGGAAGTTTCTACTACTGAAAAGACCTTTTGATAATAGACTGGGTTGAACAGGTAATGATCAAACATTGCCACAGGGCAACGAAACTTGCGGTGTGGTATGAATCAAGCGGGCATAATCCATTAAGACATGATTTGGCAGGCAAAACTTTTAACAGTGTATGAATCCGTTCAGTTTTTCATGCCTGGTACCAACCTTCCTTCCTGCTTGAAACAACAAAGTAAAAATCCCTTCCTCTGAATTCATGGGTACTAAGCTATTGTATCAGTCTGGATAAGAAGTTGCTCAACCTTTTTTGACCCCAGGATGGGGAACATGATACACCTGCATACAGGTATTTCTGTCCCCCCGCCTTTTCTCTCAAGCAGAGAAAGTTCGTATCTATAACCTGATTTTGCAAGTGGGGAAACCAATGCACAGACAGAGAAATTTGACTAAGAGCCACATCACAAGCTGGTGGCCAGCCAGACACAGAATACAAAAGTCTGAAACTGCAAGAGCCCAGTGGTATTTACTGCTGAGTGTAAATAGGAGGAAATTGTAAATAGGATTATAAATAGGAGGaattttctttgttgcttttgtaAAGCATTCCTGTTTTCAATTCTGTGTAATTCCCTTAATCCAAATTGTAAGAAATTTGGGGTACTCTTGTTGATTCACTGGATTCTTCCTTCTCTAGACCCCTGAAACTTTATAAATGGAACACAACTACTAGTTTTTCTTGTAAGTGTGCTTTATATACAGATatcaacacagaaaaaagaaaagattaatattCATCAGTGTGCATTTACTAACCATCTTTTTCTGTATCCTTCAGACAGACAACAGTGTCAGGTAAAAGTCCTTTTTCTGATAAAGCTGACCAGTGATCTACTGACAGAGGGTAGTTATCCACTACCCATCCTCCTTTTTCTGGAGCACCAGGAAACCTGTCTTTGTTCTTCTTCATAAGCTGTTATAAAATGTCAGGTTCAGTAACATAAAAAGACTAAGATAGTCTGTGAGCTGTTCAAAAAGACTGCACAATACAAAATGATTTTCTGAATGTTAGGATTTTTCCCTGTTATTTCATGACAATAAAAAGTAAGACATTTATAACTTTATATGTCTGAAATGACATATAATgtcataaatgaaataaaaacattttaaacaaagagaTTAATGTGCCAGTGATTTTTTAAGGTTGCCTATAAAGAATTTAGATTCCAGTTTCAATAGTTGCAAACCAGtgaacaaatttaaaacaattcaAGATTCTCGGACAAACCTTcatatacaattatttttaaacacttgtaTCTGGTGTTGAGCTCTTTAATAGTGACTAAGAGTATAAGAATAGGGCAAGCATACAGTGATACTTCCCTCAGACAATTTTCCCAGCCTTTAACAATTTGTAGCCCAGGTACTTCGCAAGACAGAAATAATTTGGATATATATATAGTAGTCCTCAATAGATCTGTCTTTCATGATCttgctcagcctctcctcaaTCCTATGTAAGCTTTCAGACTATGTGATATAAACTAAACTGAtctttcaaatggaaaaattaagaaCATGTATCAATAATGTATAAACTGTTACAGGTGGCTCTTAGAAAAAAGTGCTTTGCTATATAGTACTTGTAGTTTTACCTCTGCAATAGCTCTCTCCAGTACTTCAGCATATATTTCAGGTGACAGCGTAACTTCAGAGACTGATGCACTTTTTATGGCTTCTTCTACCATCGCTTGAACTTCTGGGTGGTCAGCAGTTATCTCTGACATTCCTAACAATATAGATTTTTTAAAGTGCTTcacaaaattctgaaataataatttcctcTGGTCAGGAATAACTGCTAGGCAATTAAATCCAGCCACTTCATAATTACAGTGCAGCAGTAATTTTAAGCAATATTACACAATCATACTGAGAAAGAATCAAATAGCAGTTCTTCTGAATGCAGTTCTAGAGGGTATTTCATAAAGGTAAGTTTTAAGATCTTGGTTTGCTCTCTCATTACAAAAAACCCCCTTTTTAACTGCACAGTATTTTCTACCGCTAAGTGAAATATTGTTTCAATATGAATGGAATGACATTTGTGTACTATAACAATCAGGCACCTGCAGCACCTGAGAATTTCCTTTGATTTGATTTCTCTTTGATTCCTAAATCAAAAGGTTGACcagattaatttaaaagtcaGTACAAATCATAGATCAAGACAGTATATTGTCAACAATCAAGAAGCCTGCATTCTCTAAGATGCACAAAACATTCATATTGGATCcatattttgttattaattgCTGACACAATGGACTGtaattgtttaaaaattttttaaggAACACTCAGAGTTAGTTCACAGTTTACATACTAATTTGATAAAATTTGGTGAAGAACTGTTTTAAGCAACTGTAATATCTACTATGTGAAGagtataatttggaaaaaatgctgtatttactTTCTGTAATTATGCCAAGACTTTTCACTGATTGTGTTGATACTTTTTACATGCACAAATTTACATATTATCAGGTTATTTTTGCCAAGTTACAAGCTCCCTGGGAAAGGGACAATATCTTACTGTTTCCATTCTGCAAAAAACCtcaacccaacccaaaccccaaaccaaacagacTTTACAGTTATCATAGCTAAAGATATTATATTCTACTTCTCCAGTTCAAGAAATAGATCTTTCTTTAGTGCTCTCTTCAATATCTTTTGCTGGTATAGAATGtcataaattaaagaaagaatataattGAAggagcaaatgtttttctttaaaaagacaaagaaatttgTAAAAACTACCTCACAAtccacatttatttcatttccattttagacccttataaatatatttcattaatgTCCATTAATTGGATCTACCTAATAACCTATCTTCCTTGGTTGAGACAAAATGTCAGTctgttctgtatgaaaaaaatactactaTTTGTAAACCGTGTCAGGCTTACAAACATATTTCATTTGTTTAAGTGTATTTCAACAGGTTAATTAAAACTTACCATACTTTTAAGTTTCTCATATTCaagtggcaaaactcccactccTGAATTCAGATCCTCTCttcacttattttttttgtttgtgtgtgaatTAACACTTATTCTCCTTATCTATTAAAAAACTCTGAAACAATCTTATGCTATAAAAAGATATGTAAGTGAAAATACCAAACTTTTCATCAAAATACATGCTGAGctcatgttttttcccctgtagacTAACATGGTATTAATGGGTTAATATCTTTCAATGACAAAATTAACCATTTCATTTTAGGTTTCTCAAAACGACGGTATcagcaacaaggaaaaaatttaaaatagtccTACAAgtgtaaatgaggaaaaaaaaaattatctttcactttttaatttgcaAGACACACTGAAGGCATGGAATGACATGCTTAAAATAGCtaagatttactttttaattttcagatgatGGCAGATTTTATAGCAGTGTCCTCTTCCAAGTTTATTCCCTTTCTGGTTTAGTGATTTCTTCAGTATCATCTGCTGCTTTGACACTACTATGTTCTTGCAAGCCTCCCAATGTGTGGAATCCCCCAACACACCTCCTAGGAATCACAAGCACTTTTCCAGCTCTAGTGAAGGCAAGACTAGTACCCATCAGCCTGTGAGACACAAATGGCTCTCTAGCAGTACTAGTTTCCATACGCCTGTTTCTCCCCTTAAAAGACAAGAGATCAGAAATATGACAAAAGCcagaaaagagttaaaaaatacaCAAGTCCTGAACACTTCTTCAGTTCAACAGATTTAATATCCTCCCCTAGTTTCCCCCCAAACAGAACAATGTGATTCTGTTTGAGCTGGATGTCATCTGAGCACATTAACAGACTGAGACCCTCTGAGCATGTATATATTACCTTTTTAGTTTGAATCAGAAGAGTATGTTTTAAGTGAATCTCCTGATCCTTCCCATGCTTTGGTACACATGGCAAAGCAGTCCTGGAACATGCAAGCTAATTGATTCCTTCCAGATGCACATTTACTATGCTGAAACCATTAAGTGTTCAGCCCATGAGATCACAATACAGCTAGTCTGAAAGTCCTCCGTGCGTGACATGGATATTGAGTCCTTAGCACCAACTGCTTCAATCTCCTGACCTACTCTGACAGTAGGCAGAAACTCTGTGGACTTCAGTGGAGTTTCATAGCCTCACTGTCTATCCCTGAACTGGACTTGGGAGCACTCAGGACAGTCAGGGGGCCATTTACCTAATTAAACTGATATATGTCTTTTGCATAATTTTTAGTGATTCTCTGTAATTCTCTCAAAAGGCAGAACTTACTAGGTAATTAACTAAATAATTTTGTTAGGAATAGGAAATACTTTCTGGCATAGTTACCTCTAGATTTAGATTCAAGcttccaaaaatatttaatatcccCTTCTGAAGCTTTCTTACTTTCTATGACAATTTACATCCTTCATCTGTTTGTAGTTCTGTTTTGCAATACAATTACTTGAGCTCTCCAAGGTTAGTAATTAGGACCAAGGTCTCATTCATCCTAATATGATTTCACATACCTGTCCTCAAAAGTATTTACATAGCCAGGAATCTGGAACATAACACTGTTTAATGGTTTTAATTTTGGTGTCATAGTTCACCATTATTCTTACTGCAACACCAATGGTTTTTGTATCACTGTCAGCTTCTATGTTTTGCAGCACCAGAGGAATATACTGACTTCTTGTTAGATACGTTTCTACCCATGAGTAAGTCAAATACAGTGATTCCTTGCTTAGTTGAATAAGGCAAAATGGCCTGATTGTCCATTTGAACCATAACTAGAGCTAACTCGAAAAGGCAGTTCCAACTCaatggaaaattttcatttaaaaataaataattttggaaaaaaacccacaaaattataAGGATTTATATATAAGATCAAAAATACTGAATTCTACCCAGGTATTCCCTTCACTGCACATTCTTTTAGTTCATATTTAATGCACAACAACCATAACaacttctgtaatattttataaGTTGAAGTGACAGCAATTGCTTCAGTTAAATAACCTAAAGCAAATAAGGTAGCTTCAAAGACCATGGAACACCTTATTCACCTGGTTCTCTTGACTGTTTTTCTAATTTCAACCTATTTTTCACTGCTGTTATAGCCTTTTCTACTGTATCCCTTTGCACTTGCtcaatgttttcttctcttgattCTTCCATATGGGGTTGAATGAGTTTGGCCATATCAAGAACCTAGTGAAatgatttgaaaaaataaaaatatcacagaagagaaatataGCATCTGATCCAACTTCTATACAATGAAATGAATTTGGAAAAGCTCtgcaaatttcagaaaaatttacATATCATTCaagtgcaggttttttttgtggaaaaaaataatttctgatttgcatttacatttaattATCCTAAATACAAAAGTTATTCATAATATTCTTATGCTAAGACAAATAACTGACATACAAATATTTGTCTTACGTAGagggtaaataaaaatatttttgaaatttagCTACTTTTATATAAATGAATTTCACTAAATTACTATGTTTCCTCTGTAATCCATATGTTTGCAATGTGTATGTTAGTAACACAACAGGAATAAGAATGTGCTTAACTGATTCCCAAGCCTCAGCTGATACCCTTGTTACATAAGACATTTATAAACCTACCTTTCCTTTATACTTGTGTGCAATTAGGTTACAAATAGTTGTTCTTCCAGAGAATGGAGGACCAAATACTAGTACTTTACAAGGAGGAAGTGGCATTGGTGGTAACAGGTAAGGCCGTGGATTCAACATAAATGTTTTCAATGCCTCTGGGGATGACAGTACGTACATTTTACCTAGAAAacttaaaacagaagagaagctAACAGATATAGTCAGTTATcttataaaatagaaataaaaatagaaagtgtCAAATTTCGCTAACCTGACAGCCAAGTCTGGGTTTCCCATTAAAACATCACCTTCCTTTAGAGCCACAGGACATGCTTGTCCCCACCTGCTTCTACGCCATCGATATCTGTGTGCTAGTAGTTTGTAAGATGACAGAACCCGGAAAAGTTCATCCTGTTAATTAAAACAGCAATAACGGCATATGTAATTTTTGTCTGAAGCTACATATGCTTTGTTCTTAGccttttttgaaatattttgttggaaaacaagcaaacctaaaaagaaaaccacatcaTGCTTTTTagaatcttgaaaaaaaaattacatatttgagAATTGTAGGAcaattttaaggagaaattatttagtttttctattttatttaataaaaatagttcCTGTAGgcttcatttattcttttcagaagtttaaaaCAATAAAGAGGTACAAATCAGCCATTTATTGAAGACGACAGAAAATGGCTAAGGTTTCTTCTAAAGGGGATGAAGAAAGGACCACAATCTGTGGGGGGGAATAGCAAGGCCAAAAGATCTCTTTTAGGCATGCAGAAATGTCATGTGATAGGAGTAAGTTTAATAGACCTTTTACAGATGGTGACTAGTGAGTGAATCCTAAAGTTTGTGGTGACTCCAAATTATTCAGAATAGTACAGACAAATGCTGGCTGTAAAGAACTGCAGAAGGACCTTCAGAATCTAGGAAGCTGGGCATTAAAGTAGCAGTTTTACATAGAAAATGATGAGTTGTCATTGACTGTCACTACTCAGGAATAGATCTTAGAGTTATAATACATCCTTCCATGAAAACATCTGGTCAATGCCCAAGAGCAATTAGAATATCAACCTGAATGTTAGGAatgtttagaaaagaaagaacagaagataaagggttgttgggttttttttttataaatcctGCCCTCATCTTTACTGCTATGTACATTCTGCTACCCTAATCTCAAAAAGTACGCAGTAGAAttggaaaagtttcagaaaaatgtaatATGACTGATCAATCACACAAAAAGATTTTCATGTAAGAAGAAATAAGATTAAGTAGACTGGAACTCTTCAGGAACAAGACAGCTACATAAGAACAGGACAGAAGTCTGAAATCATGAGTTGTCAGGGGGCAGATACAGAGAACAAAACTATTCACTGACTTTTGCATATCAACAGATAGAGGAGACTGAGCTAAAAGGTGGCAGGTTCAACACAAAGGGAAGCAATTCTGTATATAATGTCCGATTAAGCTGCAGAACTCCTTGCCCCAAATACTGTGGATGCTAAAAGCTTACACACAGACTGactaaataataaatacagacaACCTCTGACACAGAAAGTCCTTCACTTGTGAATTTGTCAGGGACTGAGAAAACACCAAAGTGAAGAGGGGGGTGTTTCTCTGAAAATGTACAGCGGGGTCTCCCGGTTACAGTACCATTCATATATTCAaagttttgtttaagaaatagGAAAGATGACTGCAAGTGAATACAGGTGAAGACATTTATGCAAAGACTtctgtttttcaggtttttttggaaggGACAAAAATTATAATTGACATGATTCAGCAAATTCAGCACTAACTTGTCATGTTTCTAATTAATTACAGGAAATACAATGTATGTGATTTCAGCTATGCAGGATGTTGCTAATTTTGTATTAGCATGCTGTTTCTCATTCAGAAAAAGAGTAAAGGCTAAGCTAAGAGTCAGCTGCTGAGATTGTTATCCTTTGGCtaaagtttctttattttcttggaAGGAATTCATTCCTCCTCTAGTgctaaaacaaacattttgttcaaaaTTTTATTATAAtcatctaacttttttttttaatgacagacttttttcttttcatactctTTTAAGCAGATTTCAGTTCCAGAATTATCTtaaattcacatttctgaaaaatcaagtcTCAAAAAATGCCTTTATTGCATGGTAAAACAAACTGGTTGCTGTGAAACAAAGATGTTACAGTATAACcttacagcagaaaataaaaaatatttttataattattatagTCAATCACATTTTAGAAAAGCACACTTACATTTTCCAGTCCCTCCAGCATTTCTTCTTGCTGACTTTGAAGTCTAGTGATAGGAGCTCCATTTCGAACACCCAGAGACTGAAGTCGAACTACCACTGACTGAAGATAAAATAACTCTTGACGTAGTACCAATCACAACTGCTTTTGTGATCCGAAAGGACccccaaagtatttttaaaattgtaacttATTATTTATATAATGGCTACATATACACTAAGGCCCAGTTTCTAGCTTGGAATCATGCTAGTTATTGAGCTGAGTTTTAAGAAGCTACTTGGTAGATAGAGGCAGCGCAAAATGCTGAATCACAGCCTTTATATCTCCTCATTATGCTGTGAATCCCAAGCCTTCTAAAGGAATAGGCTGTGATTCTTTCCCACAAAGCAGTGGAATTATTCAGATTAATTCCAatctgaaaaggaggaaagcCTCTTTAGGAGATCAGATTATGCACACTTGGAAGTAATACAACTTGggtaatttatttaaaaagatacttAAACCAGATGTCTGTCAATGAGAATCAGATGATACTAAATTTAATTGAAGTACTTCCTGAATGTAATCTTGCTTGAATGCAAGTGttcttgaaatgaaaaagcaaattttctcCTGTTTGGACTAGTTTCATAATAGGTCTTTGCCTTACTTATAGGTAAAATGGTTGGAATCATTACACAACTTGATTGCCTTTACTATAAATTTTCTGTTGTAATGTTCACAAACAGATCACAAATGAGGAAATTTTATGTTCCAACTCTGCAAaattagtggggttttttcccataGGACTACTCTTGGTAGTAAAGTTAAGCATAAATTGAAATAATACTTACAGAATTATAATTGATTCAATTTGTTTCAAACAACAGAGGGGAAACTGCAGGAGCAGCTCACTTCCTACATTGTCAAAGACAATCTCTCACTTCATTTTCAACCCCATACTTTAGGTTCTGATTTGAAGCAACTCTTATTACTGAGGCAGAGGAtaagattatttattttcaaattttatcatTGTAGTTTTTTAATAGGGACAATGGGTTGCTATGTTATGAGCTAAAAATCTAGACACAAGCACTCAGCAGAATTGTTAAAACAATGAAGTGTCTTCTATTACGCTGTAAAACAATATCAAAGTTCATAAAAATTGTCATTATTTTAGACACCAGCACAAAATAAGCCAATTCTGTAAATATAttatactgaaaatgttttaatttctcacGTTAATAATGATCTTTTACACTAATACACAAAATAAAGCGCTAAAACCAGATGGATACAATACAAAAGAGTTTGTAGCCTGCCTGAAAATGTTCTCATGTAACATATATTTAAGCCTGGGGGCAGGGCAGTGAATCTTATAATTGTTTTAATAGAGCAACAAAAGCAAGCATTTCAAAGGTCATGTTTTCTAATAGTAATTAAATGGGTTTTATACACAACTTAAAATTTTGCCAACAccttaataaagaaaacaatccacagaattgagaaattattttctagtgGAGGTTAACTTAAGCTGGCGCATAGCTTACTTACTACAAAGAGATCATGTGGTTGCTGATTTCCATCCAGTTCAATAAGATATTGACAATCTTGTTCAGCCATCAAGTCCTGTTCAAGAACAAAGAAATACTCATCAACTGAGTATAGTTAACCAGATAATGACATTGAAGCTTATTCTGTTCCTATACATATCAAAGGCTGGACTCCTGTGGACTTCAGCAAAACCAAGATTGATTGTACTGATGACTTATAAAATCTTCTGGAGAGAAACTGTTATTTGGTGATGGATAAATACAGAGAGAATTCAAAAATTGGAGTTACAGTGGGTtcagaaaacagattaaatatcCTAGCTCAAATGCGAGAGTGCTACAAAGAATCAAGATACAGTTAATGTTTTGTGTATGAATTCAACTTCTAATTGTCTAATTACCTTAATTCTCTGCTGGAAAATGGTGATAATGTCAATTAACAGATTTCTTGGAAATACCAGCCATGAGAccaatgttttcattttggtcCTGACTCTctaatttctgtaaaatttgaacaatatatttgattttcttattttcaatttTCCCAGTAGTAAATAAGATATTAGACTAAAGTAGACATCCCATGTCCATTTTTAATGTCTCTGTCTGAGGAATGAGAACACTCACTCTGTTCCTGACAGATGTTGGTCTAACCACAGCCCTGAAAAAGCCTAGTGAAGGTGTCTTTACAGAAGGTGTCTGTAGGGAATCTATTCCAGTTCTTCACTACACTTACGGTCAGAGTTCATTTCCTTGCATCTAGTCCGTGTCTTCTATactataaattaaattatttgtccTATCTTTGGTAGAAATAGGTAATAACTAATTACTTCTTTCTAATACTCTTCTACAGAGAAGATAATAGTTTGTGTTTCTCTTATATACAATAGTCTTGTTAGTACATCCATAATATTTGCTTTTGTACAATAGCATCACATTTATTGACTCAGTTTATGACTAACTAAAACCCGACAGATTGCAGATTGTCTGCAGCACTGAGCTCTAGCCAATTATTTCACGTTGTAGCTGTTCATTAGGTTTCCTCCCCAAGTCTAGTATTTCACACTTATTTCTACTCAATTTCATCCTAACAACTTATCAACAAATCAAAGTCTGTTCTCCAAAGTTCTTTCTACCTATCCCAGTTCAGTGCAAACTGCACATcttacaag
Coding sequences within it:
- the AK9 gene encoding adenylate kinase 9 isoform X5, coding for MASQEDQQAQPFADIFDEDEAEKSFLLSKPTCLIILGKPGSGKKTLARKLAQIWKCIFIEALEVIQMNIHEETEYGLKCQELLFKGQSISEELVTEMILKKIESPEVAHFGYVLSGFPSLSEEYMTVSQQIEKIKNLKLKPDFLINIKCADYDLCQRISGQRQHPDSGQVYQRNQWDPNIIEKHKKEKEQHEEENEEEDEEQEEEETAEDPLMMSEFLHQLVQRPEDILENAEERVGMYKDIMLHPLEDLMAEQDCQYLIELDGNQQPHDLFVSVVVRLQSLGVRNGAPITRLQSQQEEMLEGLENDELFRVLSSYKLLAHRYRWRRSRWGQACPVALKEGDVLMGNPDLAVSFLGKMYVLSSPEALKTFMLNPRPYLLPPMPLPPCKVLVFGPPFSGRTTICNLIAHKYKGKVLDMAKLIQPHMEESREENIEQVQRDTVEKAITAVKNRLKLEKQSREPGMSEITADHPEVQAMVEEAIKSASVSEVTLSPEIYAEVLERAIAEESVYYAEHT